Proteins from one Gammaproteobacteria bacterium genomic window:
- a CDS encoding BsuPI-related putative proteinase inhibitor, giving the protein MFRRMVFLPVVLLTMPFLASCGEEEDSLAMLSVEFAVEDQFGVEEASFVKGDTANLVFTLRNKGSSSITVYYTPPMENAIARRVADDSIVWDYNYGKFFIQAFVSFEIPAGSEERVVIPWDFSATPELADDVPAGLYDIEPDFSVQDKGGSSFVTLDADDAVRVSLQ; this is encoded by the coding sequence ATGTTCAGAAGAATGGTTTTCCTGCCCGTCGTGTTGCTGACGATGCCCTTCCTTGCCAGTTGCGGGGAGGAAGAGGACTCGTTGGCCATGCTGTCTGTCGAATTTGCAGTCGAGGACCAGTTCGGTGTCGAGGAGGCCAGCTTTGTCAAAGGCGATACTGCAAACCTCGTGTTCACCCTCCGCAACAAGGGCAGCAGTTCCATCACCGTCTATTACACGCCGCCAATGGAGAATGCGATAGCGCGTCGGGTCGCGGATGACAGCATCGTGTGGGACTACAATTACGGCAAGTTCTTCATCCAGGCCTTCGTCTCCTTCGAAATTCCTGCCGGCAGCGAAGAGCGCGTCGTCATTCCCTGGGATTTCTCGGCGACGCCAGAACTTGCAGATGATGTTCCCGCTGGCCTCTATGATATCGAGCCGGATTTCAGCGTGCAGGACAAGGGTGGTAGCAGTTTCGTGACGCTGGATGCCGATGATGCCGTGCGCGTCAGCTTGCAATGA
- the hemH gene encoding ferrochelatase — protein sequence MTAYRGRPDYRHDSIPRSGVLLVNLGTPDAPTTSAVRRYLREFLWDPRVIEIPRLLWWCILQIILLVRPSRSAAAYRQVWTEQGSPLLIESQKQADGIRSQLGARCSGPVSVALGMRYGKPSIASALKELEDNNVQRLFVLPLYPQYSATTTGSVFDELASCLQQTRWLPELRFLTHYHDRPEYIRALADSVREHWEKNGRGEKLMLSFHGLPARYLTSGDPYHCECHKTARLLAEALGLEADEYVVSFQSRVGREEWLRPYTDETVEQLAKDGVGTLDVICPGFSADCLETLEEIAMQNAEIFTENGGAALRYVPCLNSREDHIRFLTTLCEENMHGWPEVGHGWSKHRTLADAERAQVLAKRLGADQ from the coding sequence ATGACCGCCTACAGAGGCCGCCCCGACTATCGCCATGACAGCATTCCCCGCAGCGGGGTGCTGCTGGTCAATCTTGGCACGCCGGATGCGCCGACAACCTCGGCCGTGCGACGTTACCTGCGGGAGTTTCTCTGGGATCCGCGGGTCATCGAAATACCTCGCCTGCTCTGGTGGTGCATCTTGCAGATCATCCTGCTTGTCCGGCCATCGCGCTCTGCCGCTGCCTATCGCCAGGTCTGGACCGAACAGGGCTCGCCTCTGCTGATCGAATCGCAAAAGCAGGCCGACGGCATTCGCAGCCAGCTGGGAGCGCGCTGCAGCGGACCGGTGTCGGTCGCGCTCGGCATGCGTTACGGCAAGCCATCGATCGCCAGCGCCCTGAAGGAACTGGAAGACAACAATGTGCAACGCCTGTTCGTCCTGCCCCTTTATCCGCAGTACTCGGCAACCACCACCGGATCGGTTTTCGACGAATTGGCCAGCTGCCTGCAGCAGACTCGCTGGCTGCCCGAGCTTCGCTTCCTGACGCATTACCACGACCGACCGGAGTACATCCGCGCACTGGCCGACAGTGTCCGCGAACACTGGGAGAAGAACGGTCGCGGGGAAAAGCTGATGCTTTCCTTCCATGGCCTGCCGGCCCGCTACCTGACGTCCGGCGATCCCTACCACTGTGAATGCCACAAGACGGCTCGCTTGCTGGCGGAGGCACTGGGACTGGAAGCCGATGAATACGTGGTGAGCTTCCAGTCCCGGGTCGGTCGCGAGGAATGGCTGCGACCTTACACCGATGAAACGGTCGAGCAGCTGGCGAAAGATGGCGTGGGGACACTGGACGTGATCTGTCCCGGCTTCTCCGCAGACTGCCTGGAAACACTGGAAGAAATCGCCATGCAGAATGCGGAGATTTTCACGGAAAACGGTGGCGCCGCGCTGCGCTACGTTCCCTGCCTGAACAGCCGCGAAGACCACATCCGTTTCCTGACCACCCTGTGCGAGGAAAACATGCATGGCTGGCCAGAAGTGGGCCATGGCTGGTCCAAGCACCGGACGCTGGCCGATGCCGAACGCGCCCAGGTACTGGCGAAACGACTGGGCGCCGACCAGTAA
- a CDS encoding 5'-3' exonuclease H3TH domain-containing protein — MLYLVDASVYIFRAYYSLPDTFTDKDGHPAQAVYGFARFLLDFMRRKEPEYLACAFDESLTTSFRNELFPDYKANRELPPEELERQLKACRDVAEALGIASFSSDRYEADDLIGSLALQHRSPERPICILTRDKDLGQLIEPNDTWWDYAGDVRLDTAGVAEKMGVLPAVIPDLLGLMGDSVDNIPGVRGVGQKTAVALLRHFKDLDDLYARLEDVGKLKFRGARSLAPKLEAEKDKAYLSRELATIKCDIPVCESLEVLRWQGADRERIENLFERFSFGPRLKRDAEKLVAN, encoded by the coding sequence GTGCTGTATCTGGTCGACGCATCCGTTTACATATTCAGGGCCTACTACTCGCTTCCGGATACCTTCACGGACAAGGATGGTCATCCTGCCCAGGCCGTGTACGGCTTCGCCCGCTTCCTGCTGGATTTCATGCGTCGCAAGGAACCCGAGTACCTGGCCTGCGCTTTCGACGAATCGCTGACCACCTCGTTCCGCAACGAACTCTTTCCTGACTACAAGGCCAATCGCGAACTGCCGCCCGAGGAACTGGAGCGGCAGCTCAAGGCCTGCCGCGACGTGGCGGAAGCGCTGGGCATTGCCAGTTTCTCATCCGACCGGTACGAAGCCGATGACCTGATCGGCTCGCTGGCCTTGCAGCACCGTTCGCCCGAGCGACCCATCTGCATCCTGACGCGTGACAAGGATCTCGGCCAGCTGATCGAACCCAACGACACCTGGTGGGACTACGCAGGGGACGTGCGGCTGGACACGGCCGGTGTGGCCGAGAAGATGGGCGTTCTGCCCGCCGTGATTCCCGACCTGCTCGGCCTGATGGGCGACAGCGTCGACAACATTCCCGGCGTGCGTGGCGTGGGCCAGAAAACCGCTGTCGCCTTGCTGCGGCACTTCAAGGATCTCGATGACCTTTATGCCCGCCTGGAAGACGTCGGCAAGCTGAAGTTCCGCGGTGCCAGGTCGCTGGCACCGAAACTGGAAGCCGAAAAGGACAAGGCCTACCTGTCGCGCGAGCTTGCCACCATCAAGTGCGACATCCCGGTATGTGAATCGCTGGAAGTGTTGCGCTGGCAGGGCGCTGATCGCGAACGGATAGAGAACCTGTTCGAGCGCTTCAGCTTCGGCCCGCGGCTGAAGCGCGATGCCGAGAAGCTGGTTGCGAACTAG